A stretch of Oryza brachyantha chromosome 4, ObraRS2, whole genome shotgun sequence DNA encodes these proteins:
- the LOC102720325 gene encoding signal recognition particle 14 kDa protein translates to MVALQPDPFLSELTSMFERSTEKGSVWVTMKRSSMKCQARLKKMAAKGETVELRCLVRATDGKKNISTSLSAKEYLKFQASYATVLKAHMNALKKRERKDKKKAAEAEKVPEKAPKKQKAASSSKKSAGFKS, encoded by the exons ATG GTGGCGCTGCAACCAGATCCGTTCCTGAGCGAGCTGACGAGCATGTTCGAGCGGAGCACGGAGAAGGGGTCCGTCTGGGTCACCATGAAGCGCT CATCGATGAAGTGCCAGGCGAGGTTGAAGAAGATGGCGGCGAAGGGGGAGACGGTGGAGCTCCGGTGCCTCGTCCGTGCCACAGACGGCAAGAAGAACATCTCCACCTCG CTCTCTGCAAAGGAGTACCTGAAATTCCAGGCTTCATATGCCACAGTTCTTAAAGCCCACATGAATGCTTTgaagaagagggagaggaaagacaagaaaaaagcTGCAGAGGCTGAGAAGGTACCAGAGAAGGCGCCAAAGAAGCAGAAGGCGGCATCGTCTTCAAAGAAATCTGCAGGGTTCAAGTCGTGA
- the LOC107304037 gene encoding potassium transporter 24-like — MEQSWREEAVLAYQSLGVVYGEVAAAPLHVYRSAFAGGDIQHSAGNEEIYGVLSLVFWTLIPVPLTKYVVVVLRADDDVEGSTFALYSLICRRVRAGLPLPGGDGDELAGQCNGGTVAPVSAVRAALERHRVLQR, encoded by the exons ATGGAGCAG TCgtggcgggaggaggcggtgctCGCGTACCAGAGCCTCGGGGTGGTGtacggcgaggtggcggcggcgccgctgcaTGTGTACCGGAGCGCCTTCGCCGGCGGGGACATCCAGCACTCGGCGGGGAACGAGGAGATCTACGGCGTGCTCTCCCTCGTGTTCTGGACGCTCATCCCGGTCCCGCTCACCAAGTACGTGGTCGTCGTGCtccgcgccgacgacgacgtcgagggCAGCACCTTCGCGCTCTACTCGCTCATATGCCGCCGTGTCCGCGCAGGGCTCcccctccccggcggcgacggcgatgagctCGCGGGGCAGTGCAACGGCGGCACAGTTGCGCCCGTGTCGGCCGTGCGCGCCGCGCTGGAGAGGCACCGGGTCCTGCAGag ataa
- the LOC102711148 gene encoding peroxisomal (S)-2-hydroxy-acid oxidase GLO3 translates to MELITNVSEYEQLAKQKLPKMIYDYYASGAEDQWTLKENREAFSRILFRPRILINVSRINMATNVLGFNISMPIMIAPSAMQKMAHPEGELATARAAAAEGTIMTLSSWSTSSVEEVNSVGPGIRFFQLYVYKDRNIVRQLVRRAEMAGFKAIALTVDTPRLGRREADIKNRFTLPPHLVLKNFEALDLGKMDKTNDSGLASYVASQVDRSLSWEDVKWLQTITSLPILVKGVMTAEDTRLAVESGAAGIIVSNHGARQLDYVPATISCLEEVVREAKGRLPVFLDGGVRRGTDVFKALALGASGVFIGRPVLFSLAVDGEAGVRKVLQMLRDELELTMALSGCTTLDEITRNHVVTDSDRIRRSRL, encoded by the exons ATGGAGCTAATCACAAATGTCTCCGAGTATGAGCAGCTTGCAAAGCAGAAGCTGCCGAAGATGATCTACGACTACTACGCCTCTGGTGCAGAAGATCAGTGGACTCTCAAGGAGAACAGGGAGGCCTTCTCTAGAATTCT GTTTCGGCCACGTATACTGATTAATGTATCCCGTATCAACATGGCCACAAATGTCTTGGGCTTCAACATTTCCATGCCTATAATGATTGCTCCCTCAGCCATGCAGAAAATGGCACACCCTGAAG GAGAACTTGCTACTGCaagagctgctgctgctgaaggAACTATAATG acatTGTCTTCATGGTCTACTTCTAGTGTTGAAGAGGTTAATTCAGTAGGACCAGGAATACGTTTCTTCCAACTCTAC GTTTACAAGGATAGGAATATAGTACGACAACTTGTAAGAAGGGCTGAAATGGCTGGCTTCAAGGCGATTGCGCTCACTGTCGACACTCCAAGGCTTGGTCGCAGGGAAGCTGATATCAAGAACAG ATTCACCTTACCTCCACATCTGGtgttgaaaaattttgaagcaCTGGATCTAGGCAAGATGGACAAG ACAAATGATTCTGGCCTTGCTTCCTATGTTGCTAGCCAAGTTGACCGCTCTCTTTCTTGGGAG GACGTCAAGTGGTTACAGACGATCACCTCGTTGCCGATCTTAGTGAAAGGAGTCATGACGGCAGAAGACA CTAGGCTTGCTGTCGAAAGTGGCGCAGCCGGTATCATCGTGTCCAACCACGGCGCTCGCCAGCTAGACTATGTTCCTGCAACTATCAGCTGCCTGGAAGAG GTCGTCAGGGAAGCGAAGGGGCGGCTGCCGGTgttcctcgacggcggcgtccgcCGTGGCACGGACGTGTTCAAGGCCCTGGCGCTGGGAGCTTCAGGAGTGTTT ATCGGCAGGCCGGTGCTGTTCTCGCTCGCCGTggacggcgaggccggcgtGAGGAAGGTGTTGCAGATGCTCCGCGACGAGCTGGAGCTCACCATGGCGCTCAGCGGCTGCACGACGCTCGACGAGATCACCCGCAACCACGTCGTCACCGACAGCGACAGGATCCGCCGCTCCAGGCTGTAG
- the LOC102710867 gene encoding exonuclease DPD1, chloroplastic/mitochondrial — translation MSSILRSSQLRNNVWSSFPVRFLKQQAGLSTAKLLGSRSCEIRHFTTQVQDLGKQVVDTATVLIFDVETTGFFHKDHRIIEFALYDLSGGKNSTFETLVNPERTVPNHVARVHNIGTGLVCRPDIPRFSDVIPLLLAYVRSRQAHGKPILWVAHNAKQFDARFLAQEFDRCSAPIPADWLFFDTLVLAKKMVKAEGKKRPTNLEALREHYGICSNGTAHRAMRDVMILGQVFQKMTFDLKLTYKELMNEAMRASEFSNVS, via the exons ATGTCATCGATTCTTCGATCCAGTCAGCTGAGGAACAATGTATGGAGTAGTTTCCCTGTCAGGTTTCTTAAGCAACAAGCTGGATTATCAACTGCAAAATTGCTTGGTTCTAGAAGCTGTGAGATACGGCATTTCACAACACAAGTACAGGATCTTGGAAAGCAAGTTGTGGATACAGCAACCGTATTAATTTTTGATGTTGAGACTACTGGATTTTTCCACAAGGATCATAGAATAATTGAGTTTGCACTCTATGATCTTTCTGGAGGAAAGAATAGCACTTTTGAAACTCTTGTTAATCCTGAAAGGACTGTTCCTAACCATGTTGCACGTGTCCATAATATTGGCACTGGTCTTGTGTGCAGGCCTGATATCCCAAG GTTCAGTGATGTAATCCCACTACTATTGGCATACGTTCGAAGTCGCCAAGCTCATGGCAAGCCAATTCTGTGGGTTGCTCATAACGCAAAACAGTTTGATGCTCGTTTCCTTGCCCAGGAGTTTGATCGTTGTTCAGCACCAATCCCTGCAGATTGGCTGTTTTTCGACACCCTTGTCTTGGCAAAAAAGATGGTGAAAGCAGAGG GGAAAAAACGTCCTACAAACTTGGAGGCACTGAGAGAACACTATGGCATCTGCTCAAATGGCACTGCACATAGAGCAATGCGAGATGTTATGATATTGGGTCAGGTTTTCCAGAAAATGACTTTTGATCTTAAACTGACATACAAAGAACTAATGAATGAGGCCATGAGGGCTAGTGAATTCAGCAatgtttcttaa
- the LOC102720602 gene encoding aminomethyltransferase, mitochondrial encodes MRGLLACAALARRAGAAATAPAARRHLAGAAEAAEAELKKTALYDFHVAHGGKMVPFAGWSMPIQYKDSIMDSTLNCRANGSLFDVSHMCGLSLHGRQAIPFLESLVVADVAGLKDGTGSLTVFTNDRGGAIDDSVVTKVTDQHIYLVVNAGCRDKDLAHIGAHLEAFNKKGGDVKWHIHDERSLLALQGPLAAPTLQLLTKEDLSKMFFSDFKMIDINGYACFLTRTGYTGEDGFEISVPSENAVDLAKALLEKSEGKVRLTGLGARDSLRLEAGLCLYGNDMEQHITPVEAGLSWAIGKRRRAEGGFLGADVILKQLQEGPKIRRVGLFSQGPPPRSHSEIVSNSGENIGEVTSGGFSPCLKKNIAMGYVKSGLHKAGTEFKVVVRGKSYDAVVTKMPFVPTKYYKPS; translated from the exons ATGAGAGGCCTGCTCGCGTGCGCTGCtctcgcccgccgcgccggcgccgccgccaccgcgcccgccgcgcgccgccacctggcgggcgcggcggaggcggcggaggccgagCTCAAGAAGACGGCGCTCTACGACTTCCACGTCGCGCACGGCGGGAAGATGGTGCCGTTCGCCGGGTGGAGCATGCCCATCCAGTACAAGGACAGCATCATGGACTCCACCCTCAACTGCCGCGCCAACGGCAGCCTCTTCGACGTCTCCCACATGTGCGGCCTCAGCCTCCACGGCCGCCAGGCCATCCCCTTCCTCGAgtccctcgtcgtcgccgacgtcgcggGCCTCAAGGACGGCACCGGGTCGCTCACCGTCTTCACCAacgaccgcggcggcgccatcgaCGACTCCGTCGTCACCAAGGTCACCGACCAGCACATCTACCTCGTCGTCAACGCCGGGTGCAGGGACAAGGATCTCGCCCACATTGGGGCGCACCTGGAGGCCTTCAACAAGAAGGGCGGCGATGTCAAGTGGCACATCCACGACGAGCGCTCTCTGCTCGCATTGCAG GGACCTCTTGCTGCACCAACTCTTCAGTTACTGACAAAAGAAGACTTAAGCAAAATGTTTTTCAGTGACTTCAAGATGATTGACATCAATGGATATGCTTGCTTTCTCACTAGAACTGG TTATACTGGTGAAGATGGCTTTGAAATCTCTGTTCCATCAGAGAATGCAGTTGATCTTGCAAAGGCCCTGCTTGAGAAATCTGAAGGCAAGGTGAGGCTGACCGGTTTAGGTGCCCGCGACAGTCTCCGTTTGGAGGCTGGCCTCTGCCTGTACGGCAACGACATGGAGCAGCACATCACACCAGTTGAGGCTGGTCTCTCATGGGCAATTggcaagaggaggagagcaGAAGGCGGCTTCCTGGGAGCAGATGTGATCCTCAAGCAGCTCCAGGAAGGCCCCAAGATCAGGCGTGTCGGCCTCTTCTCGCAAGGGCCGCCTCCTCGGAGTCACAGCGAGATTGTGAGCAATTCCGGGGAGAACATTGGTGAGGTTACCAGTGGAGGGTTCAGCCCCTGCCTGAAGAAGAACATCGCCATGGGCTACGTGAAATCAGGATTGCACAAAGCTGGGACAGAGTTCAAGGTTGT